One segment of Ureibacillus thermophilus DNA contains the following:
- a CDS encoding ATP-dependent Clp protease ATP-binding subunit produces the protein MTTKYTMSVKEGILNAKKIAQKKLNYQLDIPHLWAALLQPDHFAYHFYQELNIDMDELIQLVNKEVDKIPSLTSTEIAYGEKESQRLKRLFKQAEIEAERLRDRFISVEHLMIALFEQDFNPITKYLIQHHVTKESIYEKLNQTRNGQNVTSDNQEALYDSLNKYAVNLNQRYIEGKVDRVVGREKEINDIIRILTRKNKNNAILIGSSGVGKTAIVEGLVQKIVNKEVPNNLLDKVVYNLDMSSLLAGAKYRGEFEEKLKAVLNDVKQSNNRIILFIDEIHTIVGAGRTEGSMDAGNILKPMLARGELRCIGATTQDEYREYIEKDKALERRFQRVIVNEPSIEVTIEILRGIKEDYELYHETLITDEAIEAAVKLSKRYITDRYLPDKAIDLMDEASAVKRISLNEVPHSIKKINEQILQAKIALYKHELEPDPAFDRHTFEQQLKNLETEKEKMEKQWAKELEMLHFTQREKRNLARLHKLYEKAVKNNEVGQIVQLETGDIPASEKRLKGLEQQWEALKQSKTFIDNVVTAEDIERVVERLTGIKITGVMENERERLLHLEDEIHQYIVGQDEAVKKVTHAVLRSRAGIKNPNKPTGSFLFLGPTGVGKTKLAKVLAKVLFGTELDMVRLDMSEYMEKHAVAKLIGPPPGYAGYDEGGHLTEAVRHRLHSIIVLDEIEKAHPDVFNILLQVLDEGRLTDSQGRTVDFKNTILIMTSNIGSKLLLDSIDNYGAITSEAREAVMNELQAHFRPEFLNRIDETIIFNPLMKEQMVAIAEIMMKELNERLNENKMILHATPEVIQWIAENGYDPIYGARPIQRFIVQHIETPLARDIIANQIGENVRITISIENDEPVFHYEPI, from the coding sequence ATGACAACAAAATATACAATGTCGGTAAAAGAAGGAATCCTGAATGCGAAAAAGATTGCCCAAAAGAAACTGAATTATCAACTGGATATTCCCCATCTCTGGGCCGCTTTATTGCAACCGGACCACTTTGCCTATCACTTTTACCAGGAATTAAACATTGATATGGATGAACTAATCCAACTCGTCAATAAGGAAGTGGATAAAATCCCCTCTTTAACCAGTACGGAAATCGCCTATGGAGAAAAAGAGAGCCAACGTCTAAAAAGGCTGTTCAAACAAGCGGAAATCGAAGCGGAACGTCTGCGGGACCGGTTTATTTCCGTTGAGCATTTGATGATTGCCCTATTTGAGCAAGATTTTAATCCGATTACAAAATATCTGATCCAACATCATGTCACAAAAGAATCCATCTATGAAAAATTGAATCAAACGCGAAACGGGCAAAATGTCACATCCGACAACCAGGAAGCGCTATACGATTCTTTAAACAAATATGCAGTCAATTTGAATCAACGATACATAGAGGGGAAAGTGGACCGGGTTGTCGGCAGAGAAAAAGAAATCAACGATATCATCCGCATATTGACAAGAAAAAATAAAAATAATGCGATATTGATAGGAAGCTCCGGGGTCGGGAAAACCGCTATCGTTGAAGGGTTGGTCCAAAAAATCGTAAACAAAGAGGTTCCAAATAATTTGCTCGATAAAGTCGTCTACAATCTCGATATGAGTTCCCTTCTCGCAGGAGCCAAATATCGCGGGGAATTTGAGGAAAAATTAAAAGCCGTATTAAATGATGTGAAACAATCCAATAATCGGATCATCCTCTTCATTGATGAAATCCACACAATCGTCGGTGCAGGACGTACAGAGGGCTCCATGGATGCCGGCAATATTTTAAAACCGATGCTTGCCCGCGGAGAACTTCGCTGCATTGGCGCAACCACGCAAGATGAATATCGGGAATATATCGAAAAAGACAAAGCATTGGAGCGCCGTTTCCAGCGGGTAATCGTCAATGAGCCGTCGATTGAAGTAACCATTGAAATTCTGCGGGGCATTAAAGAGGATTATGAATTGTATCACGAAACCCTAATCACCGATGAAGCCATCGAAGCGGCCGTCAAACTTTCGAAACGCTACATCACCGACCGGTATTTGCCGGATAAAGCCATTGACTTGATGGATGAAGCCAGCGCAGTCAAACGGATTTCCTTAAATGAAGTCCCCCACTCCATCAAAAAAATCAACGAACAAATTTTGCAAGCAAAAATTGCCCTTTATAAGCATGAGTTGGAACCCGACCCGGCATTTGACCGGCATACATTTGAACAACAGCTAAAAAATTTGGAAACCGAAAAGGAAAAAATGGAAAAGCAATGGGCCAAAGAGCTGGAAATGCTCCATTTCACGCAGCGGGAAAAAAGAAATTTGGCAAGATTGCATAAGTTATACGAAAAAGCGGTAAAGAACAATGAAGTCGGCCAAATCGTTCAATTGGAAACCGGTGACATTCCTGCATCCGAAAAGAGACTGAAAGGGCTGGAACAACAATGGGAGGCATTAAAGCAAAGCAAAACCTTTATCGATAATGTAGTGACCGCCGAAGATATCGAGCGCGTCGTGGAAAGGCTGACGGGAATCAAAATTACAGGCGTTATGGAAAATGAACGGGAACGGCTATTGCATTTGGAGGACGAAATACATCAATACATCGTGGGACAAGATGAAGCGGTGAAAAAAGTGACCCATGCCGTTTTGCGTTCAAGGGCTGGCATTAAAAATCCGAATAAACCGACCGGCTCGTTCCTGTTCCTTGGCCCTACCGGCGTCGGCAAGACAAAACTGGCAAAAGTGCTGGCAAAAGTGTTGTTCGGTACCGAGCTGGATATGGTGCGATTGGACATGTCAGAGTATATGGAAAAACATGCGGTCGCGAAACTCATCGGTCCTCCGCCGGGATACGCCGGCTATGACGAAGGGGGCCACTTGACGGAAGCGGTCCGGCATCGGCTCCATTCCATCATCGTTCTCGATGAAATTGAAAAAGCCCATCCGGATGTTTTCAACATTCTATTGCAAGTGCTCGATGAAGGAAGACTTACGGACTCCCAAGGACGGACGGTGGATTTTAAAAATACGATTTTAATTATGACAAGCAATATCGGATCAAAACTGCTATTGGATTCGATTGATAATTATGGTGCCATTACATCTGAAGCAAGGGAAGCGGTCATGAACGAATTGCAGGCCCATTTCAGACCGGAATTTTTAAACCGGATTGATGAAACCATCATTTTCAATCCATTAATGAAAGAACAAATGGTAGCGATTGCGGAAATCATGATGAAAGAACTCAATGAACGCTTAAATGAAAACAAAATGATTCTGCACGCAACTCCGGAGGTCATCCAATGGATCGCGGAGAATGGGTACGATCCAATTTATGGAGCACGTCCAATTCAACGGTTTATCGTCCAGCACATTGAAACACCGCTTGCCCGGGATATCATCGCCAATCAAATCGGCGAAAATGTCCGTATTACCATTTCCATCGAAAATGATGAACCGGTTTTCCATTATGAACCGATATAA
- a CDS encoding pyridoxal phosphate-dependent aminotransferase gives MELSNTLKKLPTQFFASLVQKVNAAIAEGRDVINLGQGNPDRPTPPHIVKALQEAATDPATHKYSLFRGMPELKQAVSDFYKREYHVDIDPNDEVAILGGAKVGLVELPICVLNPGDYMLLPDPGYPDYLSGPVLANVHFDTMPLLEENDFLPDYDALSPEVKKRAKLMYLNYPNNPTGATADLAFFEKTVQFAKEHGIYVVHDFAYGALGFDGEKPVSFLQAEGAKEIGVEFYTLSKTYNMAGWRVAFAVGNRDIIEAINLLQDHLFCSLFPAVQRAAAYALNSDQSCVEELRRVYEYRRNVLVEEARRIGWNVKAPKGSFFAWLPVPEGFTSQEFSDYLLDKADVAVASGNGFGEHGEGYIRVGLLVEEDRLREAIRRIEALGIFQKDKAKVQK, from the coding sequence ATGGAATTATCAAATACATTAAAAAAACTTCCTACTCAGTTTTTTGCTTCCCTTGTTCAAAAAGTGAATGCGGCAATTGCTGAAGGGAGGGACGTGATTAATCTCGGACAGGGGAATCCGGACCGGCCAACGCCTCCTCACATCGTGAAAGCCCTCCAAGAAGCAGCAACGGACCCTGCTACCCACAAATATTCCTTGTTCCGCGGCATGCCGGAATTAAAACAAGCCGTCAGCGACTTTTACAAAAGAGAATATCATGTCGACATCGACCCGAACGATGAAGTGGCGATTTTAGGCGGCGCCAAAGTGGGATTAGTGGAACTGCCCATTTGCGTGTTGAATCCTGGCGACTATATGCTGCTGCCGGACCCGGGATATCCCGACTATTTATCCGGACCAGTACTGGCAAATGTTCATTTTGATACAATGCCGCTACTTGAAGAAAATGATTTTCTCCCAGATTACGATGCTTTATCACCGGAAGTGAAGAAGCGAGCCAAATTAATGTATTTAAACTATCCAAACAATCCGACTGGCGCCACAGCCGATTTAGCGTTCTTTGAAAAAACGGTGCAGTTTGCAAAAGAACACGGCATTTATGTTGTCCACGATTTTGCTTACGGCGCCCTTGGATTTGATGGAGAAAAACCCGTGAGCTTCCTGCAAGCGGAAGGCGCAAAAGAAATCGGCGTTGAATTTTACACTTTATCCAAAACCTATAACATGGCTGGCTGGCGCGTTGCTTTTGCGGTGGGTAACCGCGACATCATTGAAGCCATCAACTTGTTGCAAGACCATCTGTTTTGCAGCCTCTTCCCTGCCGTACAGCGGGCAGCCGCATATGCCTTAAACAGCGACCAATCATGTGTGGAAGAACTGAGACGAGTTTATGAATACCGCCGCAATGTGTTGGTGGAAGAAGCCCGTCGAATCGGATGGAATGTAAAAGCGCCAAAAGGCTCCTTCTTCGCATGGTTGCCGGTTCCGGAAGGGTTTACGAGCCAAGAATTTTCCGATTACCTATTGGATAAGGCGGATGTGGCAGTCGCAAGCGGCAACGGATTCGGCGAGCACGGCGAAGGCTATATCCGGGTGGGGCTGCTCGTGGAAGAAGACCGGCTCCGGGAAGCCATCCGAAGAATTGAAGCATTAGGGATATTCCAAAAAGACAAAGCGAAAGTTCAAAAATGA
- a CDS encoding carbon-nitrogen family hydrolase, whose product MKIGCIQMNVGFGKVEENFQRAEQLIREAASQGAEMVVLPEMWNTGYALEKLEELADENGERTKAFLKTLARELGIHIIGGSVATKQNGKFYNTMYVVNRDGELISEYSKVHLFRLMDEEKYLEAGDSMNCFELGGLPAAAVICYDIRFPEWLRAHALAGAKVLFVSAQWPTPRIDHWKILLQARAIENQCFVIAVNRISRKPENFNGQSMVIGPWGEVFWTGAQDEELAVIDVDFSIVDEVRTRIPVYDDRRPELYGKVVDF is encoded by the coding sequence ATGAAAATAGGTTGCATTCAAATGAATGTCGGGTTTGGGAAGGTAGAAGAAAACTTCCAGAGGGCAGAACAGTTGATTCGGGAAGCAGCAAGCCAAGGAGCAGAAATGGTGGTGTTGCCTGAGATGTGGAATACCGGCTATGCCCTTGAAAAGTTGGAAGAATTGGCGGATGAAAATGGAGAGCGCACTAAAGCGTTCTTAAAAACTCTTGCCCGCGAGCTAGGCATACATATCATTGGAGGCTCTGTGGCAACAAAGCAAAACGGCAAATTTTATAACACGATGTATGTGGTGAATCGCGATGGAGAATTAATAAGTGAATACAGCAAAGTACATTTATTTAGATTGATGGATGAAGAAAAGTATTTAGAAGCAGGAGACTCCATGAACTGCTTTGAATTGGGCGGTCTTCCGGCAGCGGCTGTGATTTGCTATGACATCCGCTTCCCTGAATGGCTTCGCGCCCATGCATTGGCAGGAGCAAAAGTATTGTTTGTATCAGCCCAATGGCCAACCCCAAGAATTGACCATTGGAAAATTTTATTGCAAGCACGGGCTATTGAAAATCAATGTTTTGTGATTGCGGTGAACCGGATTTCCCGCAAACCGGAAAACTTTAATGGCCAGTCAATGGTGATAGGACCTTGGGGCGAAGTGTTTTGGACAGGGGCGCAAGATGAGGAATTGGCAGTCATTGATGTTGATTTTTCAATTGTGGATGAAGTGCGCACACGAATTCCCGTATATGACGACCGCCGTCCAGAATTGTATGGAAAAGTGGTAGATTTCTAA
- a CDS encoding RsmF rRNA methyltransferase first C-terminal domain-containing protein, with the protein MNLPQTFQDKMKCLLQEEYDAFIRSYEEEKNQGLRINTLKISIEDFLKINPFTIEKIPWVKEGYFYPNNERPGKHPYHDAGLYYIQEPSAMAVGELVDPKPGETILDLCAAPGGKTTHLASKMNGQGLLVSNEIHPQRAKILSQNVERMGIKNAIVTNETPERLAAHFPSFFDRILVDAPCSGEGMFRKDEEARLHWSPENVALCASRQDEILEYAQSMLKPGGRLVYSTCTFSPEENEGTISRFLEKYPNFEIEQVEVYEGFSPGRANWVKGAAPNIEQTIRIWPHRVKGEGHYIAVLKKNNGDELPRLKYAKTKLDPKMLKAYQEFAGETLNSMPSGFFIAFNDQFYVLPEEAPTLEKLKVLRPGLHLGTFKKNRFEPSHALALALRKEEAKRVFDLSADSSEIISYLKGEVLSVNGVKGWHLITVDGYSIGWGKLAGNMMKNHYPKGLRWMGND; encoded by the coding sequence TTGAATCTACCCCAAACCTTTCAAGACAAAATGAAATGCTTGTTGCAGGAAGAGTATGATGCGTTTATCCGAAGCTATGAGGAAGAAAAGAACCAAGGTTTGCGCATCAATACGTTAAAAATTTCAATAGAAGATTTTTTAAAAATCAATCCTTTTACAATCGAAAAAATTCCATGGGTGAAGGAAGGATATTTTTATCCCAACAACGAACGGCCTGGGAAACATCCTTATCATGATGCAGGTTTGTATTATATTCAAGAACCGAGTGCGATGGCGGTAGGGGAGTTGGTCGACCCGAAGCCGGGGGAAACAATTCTCGATTTATGTGCAGCACCGGGCGGAAAAACGACGCACCTTGCTTCTAAAATGAATGGACAAGGACTTTTGGTTTCTAATGAAATCCATCCGCAGCGGGCGAAAATTTTATCCCAAAACGTGGAGCGGATGGGCATCAAAAACGCTATTGTAACCAATGAAACACCCGAGCGATTGGCTGCGCATTTTCCAAGCTTTTTTGACCGAATTTTAGTGGATGCTCCGTGTTCTGGGGAAGGCATGTTTCGGAAAGATGAGGAAGCCCGCTTGCATTGGAGTCCGGAAAACGTGGCCCTTTGTGCAAGCCGGCAAGATGAAATTCTCGAATATGCCCAAAGCATGTTAAAGCCAGGGGGAAGACTGGTTTATTCCACTTGCACTTTTTCGCCGGAAGAAAACGAAGGAACAATCAGCCGCTTCCTTGAAAAATATCCAAACTTTGAGATTGAACAAGTGGAAGTGTATGAAGGTTTCAGCCCAGGAAGAGCCAATTGGGTAAAGGGGGCTGCACCAAATATTGAGCAGACAATTCGCATTTGGCCCCATCGTGTGAAAGGGGAAGGCCACTACATTGCGGTGCTGAAAAAGAATAATGGGGATGAACTGCCGCGGTTGAAATATGCAAAAACGAAACTCGATCCAAAAATGCTGAAGGCTTATCAAGAATTTGCTGGCGAAACGTTAAATAGCATGCCTTCTGGATTTTTTATTGCCTTCAACGATCAGTTCTATGTTTTGCCTGAGGAAGCGCCGACATTGGAAAAATTAAAAGTGCTTCGTCCAGGTTTGCATTTGGGAACGTTCAAAAAGAACCGCTTTGAACCTTCCCATGCCCTGGCATTGGCTTTACGCAAGGAAGAAGCGAAGAGAGTATTCGATTTATCGGCAGATTCAAGTGAAATCATTTCTTATTTGAAAGGAGAAGTTTTGTCGGTAAACGGCGTCAAAGGATGGCATTTAATCACCGTGGACGGCTATTCCATCGGCTGGGGAAAACTTGCCGGAAATATGATGAAAAACCATTATCCAAAAGGCTTGCGCTGGATGGGGAATGATTAG
- the cas9 gene encoding type II CRISPR RNA-guided endonuclease Cas9 (Cas9, originally named Csn1, is the large, multifunctional signature protein of type II CRISPR/Cas systems. It is well known even to general audiences because its RNA-guided endonuclease activity has made it a popular tool for custom editing of eukaryotic genomes.): MSKVLGLDIGISSVGWGIIDTETMEIIDAGVRLFEEATRNANEERRGFRGSRRLKRRRNHRLERVKNLFEEYGIPTNSIGTGNPYEIRCKALKEKVSLEELAIGLYHIVKRRGTVLDAPLEEETTAGELSTKEQLKRNSKELETKYVCEIQMERLQKGLVRSHENRFRTEDYVKEAKAILNRQAQFYQEINDEFIEKYIDLVQRRRAYYEGPGSEKSPTIYGRFFIKNGELQEMSMIEKMRGKCSYFPEEPRIAKMSFTAELFDLLNGDLNKLRVNGEYLTEEDKVYIVEEIVKKGQKVTIDRILKYKGLPKDTYVSGYRVDLKKNQPSFTEFKGYKRILKAVKENDLPKEILDNVELLDEISEILTAEKSYKRREHDIKEALEKYSTFDERTKNNIINALKEITEFKGYHSLSKRAIQLILPDLWKTNKNQMELFSELGLEGKRYKNISNGKNIKFDDSAILSTVAKRAHREAIKIVNKVREVYGELDSIVIETAREKNSEEAQQRYGR; the protein is encoded by the coding sequence ATGAGTAAAGTATTGGGATTGGATATTGGCATATCATCCGTAGGTTGGGGAATTATTGATACCGAGACAATGGAAATTATTGATGCTGGTGTAAGATTATTTGAGGAAGCGACGAGAAATGCTAACGAGGAAAGAAGAGGGTTTAGAGGATCAAGAAGATTAAAAAGAAGAAGAAATCATCGTTTAGAAAGGGTAAAGAATTTATTTGAAGAGTACGGTATTCCAACAAATTCAATTGGAACTGGAAACCCATATGAAATTAGATGTAAAGCGTTAAAAGAAAAAGTATCATTGGAAGAATTAGCAATTGGCCTTTATCACATTGTGAAAAGGAGAGGTACTGTTTTAGATGCACCTTTGGAAGAAGAAACAACTGCTGGAGAGTTATCTACAAAAGAGCAATTGAAAAGGAACAGCAAAGAACTGGAAACGAAATATGTCTGTGAAATACAAATGGAAAGATTACAAAAAGGATTAGTTCGTTCCCATGAAAATCGTTTTCGTACAGAAGATTATGTTAAGGAAGCGAAAGCAATTTTGAATAGACAAGCCCAATTCTATCAAGAAATCAATGATGAATTTATTGAGAAATATATTGATCTAGTTCAAAGAAGAAGGGCATATTATGAAGGACCAGGATCAGAAAAATCTCCTACGATATATGGAAGATTTTTTATTAAAAATGGGGAACTTCAAGAAATGTCAATGATTGAAAAGATGAGAGGAAAATGTTCGTATTTCCCTGAAGAGCCTCGTATTGCAAAAATGTCTTTCACTGCCGAATTGTTTGATTTATTAAATGGTGACTTAAATAAACTGAGAGTAAATGGTGAATATTTGACAGAGGAAGATAAAGTTTATATTGTCGAGGAAATTGTAAAAAAGGGTCAAAAGGTAACTATTGATAGAATCTTAAAATATAAAGGATTACCAAAAGATACCTATGTTTCTGGTTATAGAGTCGATCTTAAAAAAAATCAGCCATCCTTTACAGAATTTAAGGGATACAAAAGAATTTTAAAAGCTGTAAAAGAAAATGATTTGCCAAAAGAAATATTAGATAACGTTGAACTGTTAGATGAAATCAGTGAAATTCTTACGGCAGAGAAATCCTATAAAAGAAGAGAACATGATATAAAAGAAGCGTTGGAGAAATATTCTACTTTTGATGAGCGTACAAAGAATAACATCATCAATGCCTTAAAAGAAATCACAGAATTTAAAGGTTATCATTCATTATCTAAAAGAGCAATCCAGCTCATCTTACCGGATTTGTGGAAAACAAACAAAAATCAAATGGAATTGTTTAGCGAACTAGGTTTAGAAGGAAAGAGATATAAAAATATATCTAACGGAAAGAATATTAAGTTTGATGATTCTGCGATTTTAAGCACAGTGGCAAAAAGGGCCCATCGGGAAGCAATTAAAATTGTCAATAAAGTAAGAGAAGTCTATGGTGAATTAGATTCGATTGTTATTGAAACAGCAAGAGAGAAAAATAGTGAAGAAGCCCAACAAAGATATGGGAGATGA
- a CDS encoding RNA-guided endonuclease InsQ/TnpB family protein, with translation MYFCIKQQLNGLTKEEYLTLRELCHIAKNIYNVGLYNVRQYYFEHKEFLNYEKNYHLAKTNENYKLLNSNMAQQILKKVNEAFKSFFGLVKLAKQGKYDYKAISIPKYLKKDGFHSLIIGQIRIDGNKFTIPYSNLYKKTHKPIKITIPPVLLDKKIKQIEIIPKHHARFFEIQYKYEMPEDQRKLNDQKALAIDLGLNNLATCVTSDGKSFIIDGRRLKSINQWFNKENARLQSIKDKQKIKDTTRKQALLAMNRNNKVNDYINKTCRYIINYCIENQIGKLVIGYAETLQRNMNLGKKTNQNFVNIPLGNIKEKLEYLCKFYGIKFFKQEESYTSKASFFDGDEIPEYNADNPKEYKFSGKRIKRGLYRTKSGKLINADVNGALNILKKSKAVDLSVLCSSGEVDTPQRIRIA, from the coding sequence ATGTATTTTTGTATCAAGCAACAGCTAAATGGTTTGACGAAAGAAGAATACTTGACTCTTAGAGAACTGTGCCATATTGCCAAAAACATATACAACGTCGGATTATACAATGTCAGACAATACTATTTTGAACACAAGGAATTTCTTAATTATGAGAAAAACTATCATCTTGCAAAAACGAACGAAAACTATAAGCTGTTGAACAGCAACATGGCACAGCAAATTTTAAAAAAGGTTAATGAAGCTTTTAAATCTTTCTTTGGCTTAGTAAAACTAGCCAAACAAGGCAAATATGACTACAAGGCTATCAGTATCCCAAAATATCTTAAAAAAGATGGCTTTCATTCACTAATCATTGGTCAAATTCGTATAGACGGCAACAAATTCACGATACCGTATTCGAATCTGTATAAAAAGACTCATAAGCCTATCAAGATAACGATTCCGCCTGTGTTGCTTGACAAAAAGATTAAGCAGATTGAAATTATTCCTAAACATCATGCCAGGTTCTTTGAGATTCAGTACAAATATGAAATGCCTGAAGATCAAAGAAAATTAAATGACCAAAAAGCACTGGCGATTGATTTAGGATTAAATAATCTCGCCACTTGTGTCACATCAGACGGCAAATCGTTCATCATTGATGGGCGGAGATTAAAAAGTATTAATCAATGGTTTAACAAAGAGAATGCCAGACTTCAAAGTATTAAAGATAAGCAAAAAATCAAAGATACAACTCGTAAACAAGCTTTGCTTGCTATGAATCGCAATAATAAAGTTAATGATTATATCAACAAGACTTGTCGTTACATCATAAACTACTGTATTGAAAATCAAATTGGCAAACTTGTCATTGGCTATGCTGAAACATTACAGCGCAATATGAATCTAGGAAAAAAGACAAATCAAAACTTTGTCAATATTCCTCTCGGTAATATAAAAGAAAAACTAGAGTATCTTTGTAAATTTTACGGCATTAAATTCTTCAAACAGGAAGAGTCATATACGTCTAAAGCCAGCTTTTTTGACGGCGATGAGATTCCTGAATATAATGCCGACAATCCAAAAGAATATAAGTTCAGTGGCAAACGTATTAAGCGAGGTTTGTATCGAACAAAGTCCGGCAAACTAATCAATGCTGATGTAAATGGTGCATTAAACATTTTAAAGAAAAGTAAAGCTGTAGACCTGAGTGTCTTATGCTCTAGCGGCGAAGTGGACACGCCTCAAAGAATAAGGATTGCTTAA
- a CDS encoding transporter substrate-binding domain-containing protein codes for MGVVHTEERTKSFLYPKEFLGLSSVGFVLKADKADIHSLSDFASAGYTLAPIAASSAQYTLVDEYNKANPNNQVKLKAGDEFNLDVVQWVNEGRVDGGIIIEAMYNAQVADENGPYHQFKDDLVYNEFAVIKTWPLFNKKNIELAAAYDEAMQEIKKTDKLNKLMEKYYGKDLFPLLEASQ; via the coding sequence GTGGGGGTAGTTCACACGGAAGAGCGTACGAAAAGCTTCCTTTATCCAAAAGAATTTTTGGGGCTCAGCAGTGTAGGATTTGTGTTGAAAGCCGATAAAGCGGATATTCATAGTTTGAGCGATTTTGCTTCTGCAGGATATACCCTTGCGCCAATCGCTGCAAGCAGTGCCCAATATACACTGGTTGATGAATATAATAAAGCCAATCCAAACAACCAAGTGAAACTGAAAGCAGGGGATGAGTTTAACTTGGATGTGGTGCAGTGGGTGAATGAAGGACGGGTCGATGGAGGAATCATCATCGAAGCTATGTACAATGCGCAAGTGGCTGATGAAAATGGGCCATACCACCAATTCAAAGACGATCTTGTCTACAATGAGTTTGCCGTAATCAAAACATGGCCGCTTTTCAACAAGAAAAACATAGAACTTGCTGCAGCTTATGACGAAGCGATGCAGGAAATTAAAAAGACGGACAAATTGAATAAATTAATGGAAAAATATTACGGAAAAGATTTGTTTCCGCTGCTTGAAGCAAGTCAATGA
- a CDS encoding cysteine hydrolase family protein — MKEALLIVDMSNDFVADDGSLTAGKPAQDIVPYIVEKANEFLEKDQIVVFAMDAHQENDPHFDLWPPHNVVGTKGQELYGDLYTWYEAHKEHPNVLMQPKENYNAFYNTGLADKLRSRGVEKVHVCGVCTDICDFLTVAGADAEGFKTAVHKRGVATFTGQGDLFIEHMKRCFFTEVVE; from the coding sequence ATGAAAGAGGCTTTATTGATTGTGGATATGAGCAATGACTTTGTGGCCGATGACGGCAGTTTAACGGCGGGGAAACCTGCTCAAGACATTGTTCCTTATATTGTGGAAAAAGCCAATGAGTTTTTAGAGAAGGACCAGATTGTGGTTTTTGCGATGGATGCCCATCAAGAAAACGATCCGCATTTTGACTTATGGCCGCCACACAATGTGGTGGGTACAAAAGGGCAAGAGCTTTATGGGGATTTGTACACATGGTATGAAGCCCATAAAGAGCATCCAAATGTGTTGATGCAGCCGAAAGAAAATTACAATGCCTTCTATAACACTGGGCTTGCGGACAAGCTGCGTTCCCGTGGTGTGGAGAAAGTTCATGTGTGCGGCGTATGCACCGACATTTGCGACTTTTTAACGGTTGCAGGAGCCGATGCAGAAGGGTTCAAAACGGCCGTTCATAAGCGGGGCGTTGCGACATTTACCGGCCAAGGCGATCTTTTCATCGAGCATATGAAACGATGCTTCTTTACGGAAGTGGTGGAGTAA
- a CDS encoding transposase: MVESIPDEVLYTHYVGGGRAPYHPKMLLKVILYAYTQKVYSSRKMAQMVKENLPMMWLAGLQTPDHRTINDFRSVRMSNMMDSVFEQFVLQLVEQGFIDLDHIFVDGTKIEANANKYTFVWRKSVREDI; the protein is encoded by the coding sequence ATGGTGGAATCGATTCCGGATGAAGTGTTGTATACTCATTATGTTGGTGGGGGTCGTGCACCCTATCACCCTAAAATGTTATTGAAAGTGATTTTATATGCGTACACTCAAAAAGTTTATTCAAGTCGGAAAATGGCGCAAATGGTGAAAGAAAATCTTCCGATGATGTGGTTGGCGGGATTGCAAACCCCTGACCATCGCACAATAAATGATTTTCGTAGTGTTCGTATGTCAAACATGATGGATTCTGTATTTGAACAATTTGTCCTTCAACTAGTAGAACAAGGATTTATCGACCTCGACCATATTTTTGTGGATGGTACGAAAATAGAAGCGAATGCCAACAAATATACGTTTGTATGGCGAAAATCCGTGCGTGAGGACATCTGA